One window from the genome of Cryobacterium sp. GrIS_2_6 encodes:
- a CDS encoding aspartate aminotransferase family protein produces the protein MTDTDRLDELTADLDLAHVFHSWSAQGGERTPFVLAGGLGSRVWDHSGTTFLDFSSQLVNLNIGHQHPAVVRAIVEQAGLLATVAPATANLTRGQAASRIVARAPDGFHKVFFTNGGADANENAIRLARLHTGRDKILSTYRSYHGNTGAAIVATGDWRRVPNEFARGHAHFFGPYLYRSDFWATTPEQECERALRHLERVIQSEGPSGIAAVLLETIPGTAGVLLPPPGYLPGVRALCDRYGILLILDEVMAGFGRTGSWLALDLYDVVPDLITFAKGVNSGYVPAGGVIIPDSIANDFDTTVFPGGLTYSGHPLAMAAIVATLDAMEAEGIVDNAARIGRDVLAPGLAELAERHPIIGEVRGVGVFWALELVADRATREPVGAGVMAKIKAGLLARGLLPFIAENRIHVVPPCVVTDTEAAEALSIYDEVLSLP, from the coding sequence GTGACTGATACCGATCGGCTCGACGAACTCACCGCCGACCTCGACCTCGCCCACGTATTCCATTCCTGGTCGGCCCAGGGCGGCGAGCGCACCCCGTTCGTCCTCGCCGGCGGGCTCGGATCCCGGGTCTGGGACCACTCCGGCACCACGTTTCTCGACTTCTCCAGCCAGCTGGTCAACCTCAACATCGGCCACCAGCATCCGGCCGTCGTGCGCGCGATCGTCGAACAGGCCGGCCTGCTCGCCACGGTCGCGCCCGCTACGGCCAACCTCACCCGCGGCCAGGCCGCGAGCCGCATCGTCGCCCGCGCGCCCGACGGCTTCCACAAGGTGTTCTTCACCAACGGCGGGGCGGATGCGAATGAGAACGCGATCCGGCTGGCCCGGTTGCACACCGGTCGCGACAAGATCCTCTCGACCTATCGCTCGTACCACGGCAACACCGGGGCCGCGATCGTCGCGACGGGGGACTGGCGCCGGGTGCCGAACGAGTTCGCGCGCGGGCACGCGCACTTCTTCGGCCCGTACCTCTACCGCAGCGACTTCTGGGCCACGACCCCGGAGCAGGAGTGCGAGCGCGCCCTGCGGCACCTCGAGCGGGTGATCCAGAGCGAGGGGCCGAGCGGGATCGCCGCCGTGCTGCTCGAGACGATCCCGGGCACCGCGGGCGTGCTGCTCCCGCCGCCCGGATACCTGCCGGGGGTGCGCGCCCTGTGCGACCGCTACGGCATCCTGCTGATCCTCGACGAGGTGATGGCGGGCTTCGGCCGCACCGGAAGCTGGCTCGCCCTCGATCTCTACGACGTGGTCCCCGACCTGATCACCTTCGCGAAGGGCGTCAACTCGGGGTACGTGCCCGCGGGCGGGGTGATCATCCCGGATTCGATCGCGAACGACTTCGACACGACCGTGTTCCCGGGCGGACTCACCTACAGCGGGCATCCGCTCGCCATGGCCGCGATCGTGGCGACGCTCGACGCGATGGAGGCGGAGGGGATCGTCGACAACGCGGCCAGGATTGGGAGGGACGTGCTCGCGCCGGGGCTCGCAGAGCTTGCGGAGCGGCACCCGATCATCGGAGAGGTGCGCGGCGTCGGCGTGTTCTGGGCGCTCGAACTGGTCGCGGACCGGGCGACCCGGGAACCGGTGGGAGCCGGGGTGATGGCGAAGATCAAGGCCGGGCTGCTCGCCCGCGGACTGCTGCCCTTCATCGCCGAGAACCGCATCCACGTGGTGCCCCCCTGCGTGGTGACGGACACCGAGGCAGCCGAAGCCCTGTCCATCTACGACGAGGTCCTCTCCCTCCCCTAG
- a CDS encoding TIGR03842 family LLM class F420-dependent oxidoreductase → MDFGAVLQTNPPSARVVQLAQLAEAYGFSHLWTFDSHLLWQEPYVIHSRILAETRKIMVGPMVTNPSTRDWTVTASTFTTLNEMYGNRTICGIGRGDSAVRVTNGAPATLKTLREAIHVIRELGNSRAVEYNGAILRFPWSFGSSLEVWVAAYGPLALKLTGEVGDGFILQMADLDVAEWMISTVRKAAAAAGRDPASVKFCVAAPMYIGEDWEHMRNQCRWFGGMVGNHVADIVAKYGADSAVPRALTDYIAGREGYDYNQHGRAGNTHADFVPDEIVDRFCVLGTKADHIRKLEALRELGVDQFAGYLQHDNKEETLRVYGESIIPALNTAPAAKI, encoded by the coding sequence ATGGACTTCGGAGCAGTGCTGCAGACCAACCCGCCATCGGCCAGGGTCGTGCAGCTCGCGCAGCTCGCAGAGGCCTACGGCTTCAGCCACCTCTGGACCTTCGACTCGCACCTGCTCTGGCAGGAACCGTACGTGATCCACAGCCGCATCCTCGCCGAGACCCGCAAGATCATGGTCGGGCCGATGGTCACGAACCCGTCCACCCGCGACTGGACCGTGACCGCATCGACCTTCACGACCCTCAACGAGATGTACGGCAACCGCACCATCTGCGGCATCGGGCGCGGCGACTCCGCCGTGCGCGTCACGAACGGCGCCCCCGCGACGCTCAAGACCCTGCGTGAGGCGATCCACGTCATCCGGGAGCTCGGCAACTCCCGCGCCGTCGAGTACAACGGCGCAATCCTGCGGTTCCCGTGGAGCTTCGGCAGCTCCCTCGAGGTGTGGGTCGCCGCGTACGGGCCGCTCGCGCTCAAGCTCACCGGTGAGGTCGGTGACGGATTCATCCTGCAGATGGCTGACCTCGACGTGGCCGAGTGGATGATCAGCACGGTGCGGAAGGCCGCGGCAGCGGCAGGCCGGGACCCGGCATCCGTGAAATTCTGCGTCGCCGCCCCGATGTACATCGGCGAGGACTGGGAGCACATGCGCAACCAGTGCCGCTGGTTCGGCGGCATGGTCGGCAACCATGTCGCCGACATCGTCGCCAAGTACGGCGCCGACTCCGCGGTGCCGCGCGCACTCACCGACTACATCGCCGGGCGCGAGGGCTACGACTACAACCAGCACGGCCGCGCGGGCAACACCCACGCCGACTTCGTGCCCGATGAGATCGTGGACCGGTTCTGCGTGCTCGGCACCAAGGCGGATCACATCCGGAAGCTCGAAGCGCTCCGCGAACTCGGCGTCGACCAGTTCGCCGGGTACCTGCAGCACGACAACAAGGAAGAGACCCTGCGTGTGTACGGTGAGAGCATCATCCCGGCGCTCAACACAGCGCCCGCCGCGAAGATCTGA